Genomic DNA from Paracoccus sp. MBLB3053:
TGTATGGTGGCCATCTGGACATAGACGGGAATGCCCCAGCGCCGTTCGGTCGCCTTCATCGCCCGCATATAGGCAGGGCGTTCGGCGGCAAGGGCGCATGCGTTTTCGAGATTGCGGGGGGCCTTGTAACTTCCGCCGCCACATGACGCGACGAGCCCGACGATCGCGAGCTTCAGAAACCTGTTCATACTGCCCTCATCTCTCTTTTTGCCTGAGAGCATAGCGTTATTCGACCCATGCGTGCAAATGACATCGGCTCGATCATGCCTAGCTGGGCAGGACCGAGACCGATTTGATGATGGCGAAGCATTGGGTGCCCGGCCGCAGATCCAGCGTTTCCACTGATCTTGGCGTGACCTGCGCAAGCATTCGTTCGTCCGCAAGAGCAAGCTGCACCAGTCCTCCGGATATGCGCGTGACGGTTGCAGGAAGGATATTCAACGCAGAAAGGCCGACAGGCGGATCGCGCGACAGGATGACCTCATGCGCAAGGACCCTCAATCTCAGCGATTTCCCCGGCGAAAGGTCTGCGCCTTGCAGCAGCATTGGCCCTGCGGCAGTCGCGACCTTCAGCATCCCGTCCGGCTCGCGCGCCTCGACCCTGCAAGAGATCAGTGCACCCGCTTCGCGCGCGCCAAGCTCGGGCGCCATCGCGGGATCGGCGAGGATGTCGGGCAATGCGCCCGCGCCCCGGACATTTCCCTGCTGGATCAGAACCACGGTGGTCGCCAGACGCAGGATCTCGGGAACCGCATGACTGACAAACAGCATCGGCAACCTGATTTCGTCCCTCAACCTTTCAAGCCAGGGCATGATCTCGGCCTTGCGGGCCTCGTCCAGCGCGGCAAGGGGCTCGTCCATGACCAGCAGGGCAGGGTCCGAGAGCAGGGCCCGACCGATTGCGGTGCGCTGCCGTTCGCCGCCCGACAGCGTGGCCGGGCGCCGCGACAGAAGCGGCCCCAGCGCCAGCATCTCGACGATCCGGTCGAAGTCGCGTGCCGCACCCCTGCGCCAGCGCGACGGGTAGCGCAGGTTCTGGGCGACGGTCATGTGTGGAAACAGCCGGGCATCCTGAAAGACGTAACCGATCCTGCGATCTTGCGGGGGCAGATTGGTGGTACGGTCGAACAGCACCCGCCCGTCCAGCGCGATCCGCCCAGAATCCGGCCGAAGCAGGCCTGCGATGGCGTTGATCGTGGTTGTCTTGCCGCAGCCAGAAGGGCCGAAAAGCGCGGTGACCCCGACAGGTGCCTCGAAGGCGATGTCGAGATCGAGGCCGGGGAACGCATGGCGGAAGGCGACGGCAAGGCTCATCTTCGCGCCACCGTCCTGCGCGCGAGATATTCGGAAAGCAGCACCGCCCCCATCGCCAGGATGACCGAGATCGCGACCAGCCGCATGGCGGGCGCTTCTCCGCCGGGTGTCTCGAGCAAGGCGTAGATCGCGGATGGCAATGTCTGGGTCTGGCCGGGGATGTTGGAGACGAAGGTGATCGTCGCGCCGAATTCCCCCATGGCTTTTGCGAAACCCAATGTCGCGCCGGCAAGGATCGCGGGCAGGATCAGGGGCAGTGTCACGGTCGCGAAAATCCACGGCCCTGGGGCGCCAAGCGTGGCGGCGGCCTGTTCAAGCCTGGGATCGACCGTCTCGAATCCCAGTCGGATCGCTCGGACCATCAATGGAAAGGCCATGATCGCCGCAGCCAGCGCGGCGCCGGTCCAGCGAAAGGCAAAGACGACCCCCAGGGGTTGCAGCAGGCTGCCGATCGGGCCTTGCGTCCCGAAGGTGACGAGCAGCAGATATCCGGTCACGACAGGCGGCAGGATCAGCGGCAGGTGAACGATCCCGCTGACCAGCGCATGCCCGGGGAAATGCCGTCGCGCCAACAACCAGGCGACGCCGATGGCCAGGGGCAGGCTGGCCAGTGTCGCCACAAGCGAAACCCGCAGCGACAGGATAACAGCCTGCCATTCCTGCGGGCTGAGCCAGGCTGCCGGATTCACGGAAGCACGGTGAAGCCCTGCGATTCGAATATGGATCGCGCTGGCTCCTGCCCAAGGCTGTCGAGAAATGCCCGGGCCTGCGG
This window encodes:
- the modC gene encoding molybdenum ABC transporter ATP-binding protein; this translates as MSLAVAFRHAFPGLDLDIAFEAPVGVTALFGPSGCGKTTTINAIAGLLRPDSGRIALDGRVLFDRTTNLPPQDRRIGYVFQDARLFPHMTVAQNLRYPSRWRRGAARDFDRIVEMLALGPLLSRRPATLSGGERQRTAIGRALLSDPALLVMDEPLAALDEARKAEIMPWLERLRDEIRLPMLFVSHAVPEILRLATTVVLIQQGNVRGAGALPDILADPAMAPELGAREAGALISCRVEAREPDGMLKVATAAGPMLLQGADLSPGKSLRLRVLAHEVILSRDPPVGLSALNILPATVTRISGGLVQLALADERMLAQVTPRSVETLDLRPGTQCFAIIKSVSVLPS
- the modB gene encoding molybdate ABC transporter permease subunit translates to MNPAAWLSPQEWQAVILSLRVSLVATLASLPLAIGVAWLLARRHFPGHALVSGIVHLPLILPPVVTGYLLLVTFGTQGPIGSLLQPLGVVFAFRWTGAALAAAIMAFPLMVRAIRLGFETVDPRLEQAAATLGAPGPWIFATVTLPLILPAILAGATLGFAKAMGEFGATITFVSNIPGQTQTLPSAIYALLETPGGEAPAMRLVAISVILAMGAVLLSEYLARRTVARR